The genomic window AACGTACGACCGGAGTAATAACGGTGGcagtgaaaattttaatttaacaattGTAACACGCTAATAAAATTTTAAGTTCACATGGACGGAAATTGCTTTCCCATATGGTACTTGTTTACAGCTATGACAAAATTGCTCGtataaatctataaataataaagaattcCAACAAAGTAATGTACAACTGCCTCAAACAATTAACATTAAATTCAATAACTGACTATTTATGTAATAGTTCAATGAGTTTGTTTCACTTCTAACAACTGGGGATAATTCTCAACTATGTTCAATAAGACTGCATCCATGTATGCCCTTAATTGCGTATTAACCTCTTGTTGCTCCTTTAAAGCTTGCCTTATCTGTAACagtgtaaaaaaataatataataatcaatATAATTAAGTTTAAATTATAAACACATTTATAAatacatttataatttaaacTTAATTTAACACATACTTCAGATATACTACAGGGTTCACCATTTTCTCCAGGAAGTTGACCATCCATCTGTAGTAAATCCAAACAGTAAAAGGAAAGAATAAAGCACAAAATAATATTCGCAGATTAAAGGTTACACTTTGtataagaagaaaaaaaagacatactTGATCTTGATTTATTCCAGCCAACAATTCTACAGCGAGACTAGGTCCTTTTTCAGCAGAATTATTACAGGGGTTTAACATTAGAAGTTCACGGCCTGCCTGCAGAGCCGCTGCAGCTTGTAGTTCATCTCTCGATTCCTCTAAACCTTCAGAAAAAATTTACAGTTTTTTACAATATCATTGCAAATTATcttgaataattatattaataaaaaacatACTTTTATTGCGAGCGCGAAGTTGTGCCACTTGCTGCATTAATTCCTCTATTTTTTGTTGGTCCTCGATTTTCATAGAGAGTTCTTCTCTAACAGCTTCGAGTCGATAGTCAGCTTCGTTAGCTCGACTTATCGCTTGCCGCTCACTTTCGCGTATAGTATCTATTTCTCTTCTAGCCTCTTCAAGATCATTTTCCAGTCGGCTTTTCTCAGCTTTTACTTTGTCGTATTGCTCGCGTAACTAgccatttcatcccttaaattGGTTCCTTCTACTTCCGTCGCTTGTAATTTAATGGCATAATTTTCTAATTGCAACTGCCGTTCACGTTCTAAACGACTTGTCCACTCTCTATGCCTTCGTTGTTCCGCCTAAAATGTAAATGACAACATGCGAATTTTATAAATCCACCGATAGAAACAcgaatacataaaattatttatttaatcaaaatTACCTGAAGCCTTTCTTCCGCTCTAGTTTCAGCATCTTTGGCAGCTTCTTCTAACATTAATATTCTTGCCTGCAACATAGCATTTTCTTGCTTTGCTCTAGCATACCGTTCTTCCCCCACCGATTGAGTATCTACTAAAGCATGCATTTGTTCTTGAATCATTTGAACCTGAAaaatataacatatttcaaaattattttcgttaatttttaattaatcgaaTCCCTGCTTGAaagaacttttttttttatttttcacactTTCAAAGTAGAAGAAATTATGGTTTTTACGAGTTCCAAAGGTCTTTTCAAAGACTCGACATAGAAGTATAAAGAAACCTTATAAACGAAGGGTTATCGTCTAGCATCGACGGTTGCTTTGTATTTAAGACCTCGCGCACGTGCGAGTACGCACTATAGCACTTTGCAAGCTACTGATTCTCAACTCTAAACGGTGAAGTtatcaatattaaaattttacggTATTAATgctaatttttgtaaataaattctAAATACAATTAATAAATGGTACTATTAAACATTAAGTATAGCTTCAAACAACCCCAAGCTATTAGCAACGCGTTGTTTACGATTCTATAATAAGCCCGTCCCATATGTTCAATGACTATCACTATCTTCCGACTAGGTAGAATACTAACACAAACACGCGCTTAACTTATATAGAAGTTTGGCTTATTATAGAATCTACACCACCGATTTGTGTGATTAATAGTACATTACctgatttttattaaaaaaaatgcgATTATTAACATCATTAATCAAATAACTTCCGTCTATAAATTATTCGTAActatatttatatgaaattaaaaaattaattaacgaaAAACTATATTTACATGATaagcattatttttatttacgcTCAATTTGAAAATGACGATTACGTAATATACCGATTGAATAActgaaaatcaaattcaaccaaTGAAAGTAAAGGGTTCAATAACTGCTTTTTTTTTCCTTTAGATTTCTAAAATTCTCCAAACATTCATTAAAGTATTCATTACAACTACAGAGAATCGACTATGCTGATTTTTATTCAtccattactttttttttaaaactgCGTTTCTCTTTACTACAATTATCTATTGCGCTGTTATCGAATAAGACGATATATCAATTCGTCGTAATCAATTGCAAGAACGATAATACACTGGAAAGGAATTTTTACTAAACTCTACTactattttatatgttttaaaGACTATTTAATCAAATTGCCATCGATTTAATTGCAACTAAAAGTATGAATTCACTCGTTGGTATTTTAGGTTTAATTTACGTTGTATCAATCGCCGTGGTATATCGTAAGGAAAAAGAGATGGTGTCTGGATAATAATCTGACGATCTGAAAAGAGTGTCTTACTTGCTCGGTAAGCCGAGGACCACGACGACGAGGTAGTCGACTACCGCGAGAAGACGGCTGTCCGACAAATTGAAACTGGCCTTCCCACAAATCATACTCGAGGCCGGCTCCAGGTCCAGGAGACGGCCCCTCCCCGGAAGTTATTCGATTATCGCGATCGTAACGTTCAATCGCACTTGTATCTGTATGCTCATCGTAATTGTTTGAATCCATTCTGATTCGTGATTTCTCACGTCACGCCTGTGGCAGGTAGACTCGTCATCCTTTTTGACTAATCCGATACAGGGGATTATTCCGTTAGAACGACGTGCAGGCACGCCGGTTTTCTATCCAACCTCCTCTGTAGGCAACACTCTTGTCACTAACAACCTAACCTCGAAATTTCATCTATCCAACTATCGAACAGTAAATCTTCAGAGCAATCGCACGAATAATCTAGGATGTACCGAGAGAACGACAACACTACGCGCACATTCGTTTCTTTGGGCGTACTTAGAATATAATCGTTCGTCTCAATCGCCCACTGTAAGCTGAGAGTAACCGAGAGGCTATTTGTGCACTCCATACTACGTATCGACTAACTCCGCTGAATCATGTATATATCGTGCGTGGCAGGCTATATTGAACAGAACTTCATCTACCCCTACGCATGCCTTACAAATCCAATTATATAGCGCGGAATGTGCATAGTGCTTCTTTTTCAACAATGGATTACACCATTTATTTATtgaattctttgaaaaataaaaagaatatgtaaaatatatataatatatatatatgaaaatttgaagcTACCCGACTAATATTTCTTACCATCTATTATAGTTGCGATAATTACGTTACAGCTGTGATAAATGCTCGAAGATAAATGTACGCCCCTGATCATTTTACAGTACACGATTTCCGTTACTCTCAAACACGTTCGACATGAAATTATTTGGGAAACGTTAGGTGCaaataaaatttcgaataaatattattggatttattcaattttgcaaggaagaaatatttttgtaatttttgaagttgtatgaatttaataaatctgGTAAAACCTATTAagtaaaattacataaaataccGTGTGGAATAAATATGATGGCTTCTTTGATAAAATAGTTCACATGATTTTTGCTTTACAATTAATCCAGATCCATAAGTGGTGGTGCCGCCGCAGGCGTCGtggaaaaattcaatttcttatAAACAGCAAATCCAAGATACGTAACAACGAcaagaataataaaaaagttgaaaaaaggCCAACCTCTCCATTCAATAAATCCTTCAGATTGTAATTTAGAACATGTCATACTTTATCTTTATAAAATACacaaatttcaataaacttattaatttttctttttacttcTCTACACTTCAACAATTTAGTTTcttaaacattttatattataac from Lasioglossum baleicum unplaced genomic scaffold, iyLasBale1 scaffold1709, whole genome shotgun sequence includes these protein-coding regions:
- the LOC143220898 gene encoding LOW QUALITY PROTEIN: rab11 family-interacting protein 4-like (The sequence of the model RefSeq protein was modified relative to this genomic sequence to represent the inferred CDS: inserted 1 base in 1 codon); the encoded protein is MDSNNYDEHTDTSAIERYDRDNRITSGEGPSPGPGAGLEYDLWEGQFQFVGQPSSRGSRLPRRRGPRLTEQVQMIQEQMHALVDTQSVGEERYARAKQENAMLQARILMLEEAAKDAETRAEERLQAEQRRHREWTSRLERERQLQLENYAIKLQATEVEGTNLRDEMAXLREQYDKVKAEKSRLENDLEEARREIDTIRESERQAISRANEADYRLEAVREELSMKIEDQQKIEELMQQVAQLRARNKSLEESRDELQAAAALQAGRELLMLNPCNNSAEKGPSLAVELLAGINQDQMDGQLPGENGEPCSISEIRQALKEQQEVNTQLRAYMDAVLLNIVENYPQLLEVKQTH